The Chloroflexota bacterium nucleotide sequence TTTTGCGCGAGCAATTTACATCGTCCGCGACCCAGTTCGCCGAGATGCCATTCGGGCGCAGGCACGGCGAGATTGAGTTCGGGCATCGAGTGTTTGATGAGATAGAGCTTTTGCATTTCTGATTCCTGATTTCTGATTTCTGATTTTTGATTTTTGATTTTTGATTCTCGATTTTCGATTGCCGATTTACGACTGCAGAATTCCAAATCCAAAATTCACGTGAGTTCCTTCAAATCCTGGATCAGCCGCTCGTCCTCCTCCGGCGTTCCAACCGTGATGCGAATGTACTCGCGCAACATGCCGGACTTGTACGCGCGAATCAGGATGCCGCGCGAAGCAAGCGCATCGCGCAACACAAGTGAATCGCGCCCGACAACGCGGCACAAGATGAAATTCGTTTTGCTCGGAACCGGTTGGAGAAATCCGAGCGATGCGAGTGCAATCGTCAAACGTTCGCGCTCGGCGATGATGCGTTCGATATTCGCACGCAGGTAGTCCACATCGTCGAGCGAGGCGCGCGCGGCAACAATCGCGGCGGCGTTCACATTGTACGGCGATTTGATGCGGCGCAGTTGATCGGCGATGCGCGGATGTGCGACGCAATAGCCGACACGCAAGCCCGCGAGTCCCGCCCACTTGCTGAACGTGCGCAGGATGATGAGGTTTGGCTGTGTTGGCACGCGCGCGACCATCGTCTCGCCGCCGAACTCGGCGTACGCTTCATCAAGCAGAATCATCACCGGCAACGCGAGCAATCGCTCAATGTCCGCGCGTGGCATCGGCGTGCCGGTAGGAT carries:
- the hisC gene encoding histidinol-phosphate transaminase; this translates as MQKLSSFVLRPPSHLRLHMPPLDPEEFLRQDLLGFPPYTMAPVTTDDFARIIKLDANENAFGPSPRTVAALADFRHWHRYATQDELLPALARYVGVDASQLVVGNGGDELIDWIECAFLAPGDTIVNCPPTFEMYSHYAHIIGARVMDVPRRADFSIDVDAVERVISPLPNPPPSKTGEGRVGVKLLFLTNPNNPTGTPMPRADIERLLALPVMILLDEAYAEFGGETMVARVPTQPNLIILRTFSKWAGLAGLRVGYCVAHPRIADQLRRIKSPYNVNAAAIVAARASLDDVDYLRANIERIIAERERLTIALASLGFLQPVPSKTNFILCRVVGRDSLVLRDALASRGILIRAYKSGMLREYIRITVGTPEEDERLIQDLKELT